In the Haloactinospora alba genome, CCCGGGTGCTCGGCTACACGGGGCTGATCGGCGCGTTGAACATCATCCTCATCACCGCGCTGTCCACGGTCGCGGCGATGTTGTACAACCTCGCGGCTGATCTGGTGGGTGGTATCGACGTGACGCTCTCCGAGACCGAGTAGCGGTCGACCAGCCTCCTCCTCCGGTGGAAGCACCGCCGGACAGCGGGTAAACTCGGTTTCCGGTGGGAACCAGTGGCGGTCGTCGCCGGGGTCCCGCTCCCGGTTCGCTTAGACGCCGGTGATGCGGTAGAGTCCCACCGGAGCGAGGGCGCATAGCTCAGACGGTCAGAGCGCATCCCTGATAAGGATGAGGCCCCTGGTTCAAGTCCAGGTGCGCCCACCATCATAAGCTGCGAAAAGGCCCCTGTCGGATAACGGCAGGGGCCTTTTGATAGCAGTAGTGACAGCAACGCGGTTACTCCTCCTCGTCGTCACTGTCATCGAAGAGCGCCTCGAGCCCACGGCGGCAGCGGTACTCCCCGTCGGCTGTCCTGTGTCCTCACCTCTGCCAGCTCAGGAGAGTCATTGACCTGCTGGATCTGTCGGTGTAGCGACATGACGCCGTGTCCCAGGACGGCGTCATCCCGGGTGAGTTCAAGAACCTTATCGTGTCGAGGTTTGTAGAGCGGCGTTCAGGACGAACGCCGGATACAGGTGATGGTTCCGGGCATAGTCGAGGAGTCGGGGCCGCGCAGGTGGAACTCTCTTCCTGCGAGGCGGCTTCGTCCTCACCGCGGTCATCTCGCACCCTGTTTGAGCGTGGGGTGAAGAGGAGAGGACCGATCGCAAGGTCAGGGGTCAGAGAGCGGTCATATCAGTCTCGACGCACCAGAGTCTCGATGCGTTTGGCGTTCTCAACCGGGTCCTCGTGTTCCCAAACTCGAACGACGGTCCATCCCGCCTGCTCCAGGAGCCGGTCAGTCTCCCTGTCGCGCTCCTGGTTCCTAGCGATTTTGGATCTCCAGTATTCGCTATTGCGCCCTTGAACAGGACGATAGTGCTCAGGACATCCGTGCCAGAAGCAGCCGTCGAGGAAAACCGCCACCCGGGCGCGAGTGAAGACGACGTCTGCGGTCCGGCGAACCTCGCTCAGTGGACGTGTGTTGACCCGATACCGTAGTCCCATCGAGTGCAGGGCCCTGCGCAGCGCCATCTCTGGCCCTGTATCGTATCCACGGTTCCCTCGCATGACCGCGCGGCTCGCTGGAGTAGTGGCCCAAGAGTCGTTCACCAAGGCGAGTATGTCAGAACGAACCTCGTTAGGTTACTCCTCTCGCCCCACTAGCGTTGGCCTCGTGAGAAGCTAGAATCATCCCGCCAACTCAGAACGTCATCATGGCTTGGAGCCGAGACTCGATCCATCCTGGGCGTCGCAGCATCTCAAAGGTATCGACCGCGACGGAGACCGGTCCCTCTGGTTCCCAGGTCTGGCGTGATTCCTGGAACGCCTCGAACGTCGGGAAGCCCTCCTGAGCGAGTGAGGCCAGCGCGTGCTCGATCGCAGGCGATCGGTCCGTGCCTGTCCACTCCTCCAAGGGATGTATGACAAGCACCGCCAGATCCCCCTTCTGGTCACGAAGTACAGGAATCCCTCCAACGAGGGAACAGTCCCAGTGCGTGAAGCTGGTGGCGAATCCTCGCGCGAGTCGATGCGCGTACTTGCGATCAATGGATAGATCGAGCTGCTCGCCCCCGAGCATGCGCACCATCTGCTCCGCCAGCCGCCAGTCGAGAAGCGGATGATACCCCGCGTTTCCGTGGTCGCGAAGGCAGTCATAGCACGAGGAGTCACAGGGACTCGGCCCTCCGGCTCGCCCCCCGTGGGTCCGCAGGTCCGCAGCTCCACGTTTCAATGCTTGAAGTAGCCGATCCGGATGATCGCCGAGCCAGGTCGAGTATCCCGCCCCGTTCTCCAAGCTGTCGGCTAGGAAAGCCTCGGCGCTGACATAGCCGTCAGGAGCACGGTGGGGATAGCATCCTGCGGAGAACTCCTTGCCGTCCACGTCGAGTTCTTGCGCGGCCGACTTTCGAAGTAGCGACGCTAAGGACACCCACGCGGCTCGTCCCGCCATCCGTCGCGGGTCGAGCGATATCCCTCTAGGTCTGTCGCTCAAGCCAATCAAAAGGACATCGGTTGGCTTGGATGACGCGAGCGCGATTCGTCGCTCGTCGTGGGGATCCTTGCGGGGTAACCCAAGATCTCGCGCGCGATCGCTGTCGGCTAGTAGATCGGTGTCGATGAGGCCGTCCATTCCAGGCACGCGTCCGAGACGGAAACCTCCGCCATCTCCCGCGTTGACCACGACGACGCGTCCCGATCCGCTGCGCACCTGAGCGGCTTCCTGCGTGCGTGAGTCGATCTCACTCCCGCTGTCGAATGTCAGACGCGCCGCGTTCGCTGGTGGCACGAACTCGAAGGTCCCGTCGTAGTCTTTTGGAGCGTAACTAGTGCGGAACCCTAGGGGCTGGCAAGCGTCTAGGACACGGTAATGCTCGCCATCCGCTGGGGTACCGCAGGCCGGACATGCTGTCTCAGCGGATGGGTCGAGGCTCAAGGAGAGGCACTGCGCGCACATGCTCACCCGGAGCGGTTCCCCCTCCGGGGAGTCCACCGGCCGCCACTGTCTGCCTTGGCGCTCATATCCTGTCAGGCCCACCACGGTGTGGAGCCTCTTGTCCTTGACGACCTCTCCGCCGGGGGCCCACTCGGAGATCGCGATTTCGATGTCCCGGTCGATCGTGTTATCTGGGGTGCGGGAGTTCGACGTGGGCACCTCCTGGTGAAGATAGCGAACACGGGTGGGAAAGCCGAACATCGGGAGCAGCCCGGATTGGGCCAGCGTCTGCGCGAGTGGGTGGTGTGTGAGGGTCGCATCGACGACCCTGTCGATGCGCTCTCCCAGCTCGTGAGCGGCCCACGAGGCCAATTCGATGGATCGGACCTCGGCGTCGTCCTGGCCGTGGAGCAATGCCTTCGCGATCTTGACCGCGGTCTCCTCATGGGTGCGCAGCCACTCCTTGACAGCGTCTGCAACGTTTCCCCAATCACCGACACGGCCGAAACTCCCATGGACATCGCGAGTCGGATCCCAGCCGCGAGGAGGATCGATGGCCCGAAAAGCACGGCGGAGTAGCTCGGCGGCTAGGGACCGCCGTGTGATCTCCGGATGTTTAAGATCCACGTAGGGGCTGGGTGGCGGGTCCCCAGTGATGCGCTCAGGATGCTGAAAGTAGTGGTCATCATGGGTTCGGGTGCCCCGACACAGGGTCAGGGCGATCGAGAGGTGGTCGTGGCGGCGCCCCGCACGGCCGACTCGCTGCTGATAGTTGAATCGTTGCGGCGGCATGTTGGCCATCACCACACTGCGGAGACCGCCGATGTCCACACCGGCCTCCATCGTCGTGGTGACGCTGAGGAGGTCGATGGCGTCGACGCGTTCGATCTCCTGACCACTGAGGAAGACCCCTTGGAACAGGGCCTGTCGATCCTGGGCCTTGTCCTTGTCGGTCTGTCCGGTCAGCTCTTCGCAGTGAAGCCGGAAAGGACGACCCGCCGCACGCGCGAGGAAACCGTAGTAGTCCAGCTCCTCGGCTTTCCCAGTGCGTTCGGTGGATTTTCCCAGTGGCGTATGGCAGAACGCGCATATGCCCGCTGAGGCGTGTAGGTGTCTGCGACTGCACGTGTCGCAACACCATTCGGCATCGGGGGCCGGAACCACGCATATATCCTTGCCTTGGAGGCGGTATGCGTCGTTCTCGACCTCCAATGTCCCTACCACTTCCTCCTTTAGGCTCTCGAATCCGACACCATGGTGTTCCGCTACCGCACTCAGATAGTCGCGCGCCGCGCGGTGTAGAGAAGAGGGCGGATGCTCACGCTGTTCGGGGAATTGACGGCGAATGCCGAGCAGTCGAACGACAGATAGGCACGCCTGCTGGAACGCCTCTGGAGCGAGTACGGAGTTCCTCTGGGGCAACGCGACCTTCGCATGAGCGACCCCGAGCGATTCCAAATCACGTCCACCACCCGCGAACACTGCCCGCTGGACTAACGTGAGGGTACTCTTGTCGATGTCTGATCTAAGCTTTTGGAGGTCCCCACTGAGTTTGTCATGTGATCTTGGTGCGGGAACAACCCCATCCCAGTCGTAGAGTTCGGTCCACCGGCGCCCTTCGGACGAGCGCGCGAGCGAGGGAGCTGGTCCTCCCGGGTTGACACCCAGATACACGGCCTCGCGATCGACCCCGTTCGCGAGTTCGACCAACGTTGGTCCCTCCAGCGATGCTCGGTAGCTCGCCACAGTCGTGAGGGCGTCCTGATCGTCCGGGGCCCCGTTGAGTTGGAAGAGCGCTTGGATGACGTGCGGGGCCTCGTTTGACACCCGCCAGAACGCCTGCCTCGCCTCCTCGTCTTGGTCACCATCGCATGCCCAGCGCCTCGCCGGCTCCACAGGATCATCGATCGCATCGACGCGTCGGATCACCAGTTGCCGGACGAGGTCGTGGTGGTGGGACTCCTCTAACCCGGCGGAGATGCGCGCGGCATCCTGTCGGCTGTCGGAGAACACGACCAGGTTGGTGGTGAGCAACCGGTGCAAGGCGTCCGAGAGTACCTGGTTCGTCTTCGCGAAACCGGTTCCCATTGTTCGGATCGGCGACTGTGATCGTGAGGGGTCCTCGAAGGCACGCCTGTTCGCGAACATCTCGCGGTCTTCCCCGCAGGCTGGACAGATCGTGGGAAGAGCTCCGATCCGAGGGAGGGCCTCGGGAATGCTCGAGCTGATGCGCAGCGCGTACCCATTGACCTCTGGAGAGGGCACACGGGCGGTGGTGACCCGGCCGTTGATGGGATCGAGCCGTGCCTTCTTGAAGCTGAAGGTGTAGATCGGTCGTTTGGCGTCCGGCTGGTTTGCTTTCCCTCCTGTTCGTCTGATCGACGATTCGTCGATATCAGGACGAGTCCCCCGAGTAGGCAGGAATATGTGATAAGAGCCGGCATAGCGCCGTTGGGTCGTCTTGTCGGGAAGTGACTCCAAGTTCGTCATGGTGGACACGAGGTAGCGCTCGTCAGCTTGGGTCCGCGTGCTGGGAGCGCTGAAACCTCCGAGATAGATCTCCCCGCAAGTGTCACAGTAGAGCAGCTCGAGTACGCGGGCGCCACACTCGCATGCGTAGCGCGGATGGCTGTAGATCACACCCACGCGTCGTTCGTCCGACTCCTGAAGCTGCTGGGGCAACTCGGAGCATCGCGAATCGCTGCATGCCCACATTCCGGTGACGTTGCGCAGGAATAGGTGGAGTCGCAGTCGGACGCGGGAGTCCTCAGCGTTATCCAGTAGGCCTACCAGTGTGTCCAGCGACTCCTCCGCCTCACCCTTCTCTAGACCAGGGAGGACGGAGCGCGCTACCTCGGGAAGCGAGCGAGCGCGCAGGCCATCGCCTTCTGGATCCGCGAAGGCGTGTCGCAGAGCGGATTGGACCTCGGAAAGAGGCGGTAGTCTCGGCTCAGTCTCACGAAGTCGTCCCCGCCACTGCAACAGATCGGTGTGACCCTCGGCGGGAGTCTGCTCACCTTGAAGGACTCGGAACCGATCGGAGTCACGGCCGAAGAAGTCGCTGAGGAACTGGCTATCCTCTGGGTCACTGCCGTCGAACGACGCGGAGGTGGCGACGATGGAGAGCTGTGGTGAGTCAGCCCGCAGGCCAAGCCGGTCCAGGAGCTTGCGAAGTAGGTAGGCTACCTCGGCTCCTTGCGTGCCGCGGTACATATGGAGTTCGTCGATGACGAGAGTGAGGACATTCTGATTGGACTCGGCGAGCCAACGCCGAGTGTCCTCGAACATGTCTTCCTCATCCGTGCGCATCAGCATGATGTTGAGCATGCTGTAGTTCGTTATGAGGAGATCCGGTGGCGCGGCGTGCATGTCCCAGCGTGAGCGCATTTCCGCTCCGAACGGGCGCTGTAGGAAGTAGCGAGGGTCGGGATCATCCGTGCCGTTGTCCCGAACGCGCTGGTCCAGCGCAGCGTATCGGCGCTCCAGCTCGCTCATGTCCTTCTTGAGTTCTTCGGACCTTCGCGGGTCGCGGGGGCCAGGGACGGGGGTACGTCCGGTGTAGCGTCCGAAGTAAAAGCGATTCCCGCCACGGTTGGCATCTAGCCAGCTCCGGACCTCGGGGGCGTCAAGGCTGGACCGAAGACGCATGATCTGATCCTCGACGAGCGCGTTCATCGGGTAGAGGAAGATGGCGCGCATTGCGGCGGCCCGTCCCTCTCCCTTACGTTGGGAACGCCATTCCGCTGAATCGCGCCACCAGGCGTTCTCTTCCCCGGTCATACTGCTGGGTTTCCAGGACCGAGACTCTTGGACCAAGCGAGCGAGCACCGGAAGAAGGAACGCCTCCGTCTTCCCGGAGCCAGTTCCCGAGGCGACCACGACGTCCCTCCCACGCAGACTTTGGCGCAATGCCTCAGCTTGGTGGATGTAGGGCCGATGGATCCCGGACATCAGGCCCAGCCCGACCAACTCCGCGAGTTCCGGAATGTCCATGGAATCGCACAGCGCACCGATGTCGTCACCATCGTTGCGGTACTCGGGAAGTAGTTCTAGGAATGGTTCCTGGAACAATACGCCCGGCGTGGCGAACAATCGTCGTATGTCCTCTTGGATCGAGGGATTGCGCAGCGAGTATGCGGTCTCGTAGTAGCGGTTGAGGTATTCGGCGAGCTGCGCGTGGATCTGAAGAGGGGTGATTCCGGTCACGTCTTTCCTCCGCGCGATAGGGATTTCTGGTGCAGAGGCAGGAAACGATCAGTGGAGGTCGAAGGCGTCCTGCTGGAGGGATCCGATGATCTGATCAGCGACCCTTGGCTCGATCGCTGGATGGACCTGATAGGAGTGCTCAGCTCGGTCAGATCGTTCGTACCGAGGCAGCGTGCCGCTACTGAGGATCGCCGCGCGAGCATGCAGGAGTGGGAGAGGGAAGCGAGCGTCGACGCGTAACTCTCGGTGCTCTGGATCGTAGGACACCACACGCCTCCGGCTTCGAAATAGGCCGGCGTATATGACGGCGTGCTTATCAGCGATGAAACTCGTGCCCCGAATGTGATAAGCGTAGCGGCACTTTCCATGACCCTCGTATTGGTAAGCTCCCCACTGTTCTGCCTTGGTTACGGGTTGCCACGGCTCTGGATCCTCCGGGCGAAGGAAATGAGGGTTCTCTCCCGCGGGTCCTGTCACCGGTTGTCCCTCGTCGAGCATCGCCTTGAGGGTCGGCAGCCGTGCCGCGAGCTGCTCAGCGGCACGCGGAGCCCAGCCGATGCCCAAGAACGAGCAGAGTTCCTGCGCGTGTCTCCCCTCAGCGGAGACCATGCGAACAGGTGGACCATTCCTCTGAGGACGCGGGGGATCGGCGGCGATGTCCTTAGCCAGGGCGCGGAGGTGAGGATCCTCTTCCTCAGCAAGGTGGTCGATACGCTCAAGCAGACGTCGTGACCGCGCACCCACGAGCATCATGTGGGCTTCGTCGGACAGAGTGGCGAGCACGGTTGGCGCGACAGACCATCGACGGTATTCCCAATCGACCTCTACGTGTCCCAAGCGCTGGAGCCGGGAGAGCGTCCTGCTCCACTTGCCGGTGCAAGGGGCATACCGTTCGGATAACCAATCGTGCGCGCGGCGGAACGCCTCGAACGTGCCGTTCCCGTACTCGGAGCACCATTCGAGGAGTAGATCCCATGAGGTGGTCTTGACCTCGCTACTCTCGTTGGACAACTCGGGGAGGGAACCCTCCTCTCCCCGAATGCCCGGGGAACGCGGACGGGGAGGGACAGGACTCCGGGAGGGTGGCGAGATCAGCGCACCGCACAACGTCGTGCTCAACGAGTCCTCGGGACCGATGTCCTTGGTCTTGGGAGAGTCATGACGTGTCTCGGTATAGCGGTGTGGACGGAGGGAGAACATTCCATCCTGTCGTAATGGGAGAACGAGCGAAGGAGAGGGAACGGAGTTCCGTTGGCCTCGTGTGACGTTGATGGTGAGGCTCCTTGGCCCAGCCTCGATCGTGTGTGATCCCACCGATTCGATGTGCTCGCTCAAGATCACTCTGCCGCCTGAGCGAGCCTCAGCCACGTTCAATGGTCTCCCTTGGAGAGTGAGACCGACGTTTCCCGAACATGGGGAAACAGGGACGACTAGATCAGGAACGCCGCCGGGGAGATACTCGTTGCTGTGTGGGGTCAGAGGGAGCCCACCCACCAGACGAGCGCCATGGTGACGTGGAGGTGCCAAGGCACCCAGGGAGTCCATGACAGTGTCCTCCGCTTGTTTGGGTATGTACTCGGAGAACCCGACCCATCCCTCGGGGACAGG is a window encoding:
- a CDS encoding very short patch repair endonuclease; its protein translation is MNDSWATTPASRAVMRGNRGYDTGPEMALRRALHSMGLRYRVNTRPLSEVRRTADVVFTRARVAVFLDGCFWHGCPEHYRPVQGRNSEYWRSKIARNQERDRETDRLLEQAGWTVVRVWEHEDPVENAKRIETLVRRD
- a CDS encoding DEAD/DEAH box helicase, which encodes MTGITPLQIHAQLAEYLNRYYETAYSLRNPSIQEDIRRLFATPGVLFQEPFLELLPEYRNDGDDIGALCDSMDIPELAELVGLGLMSGIHRPYIHQAEALRQSLRGRDVVVASGTGSGKTEAFLLPVLARLVQESRSWKPSSMTGEENAWWRDSAEWRSQRKGEGRAAAMRAIFLYPMNALVEDQIMRLRSSLDAPEVRSWLDANRGGNRFYFGRYTGRTPVPGPRDPRRSEELKKDMSELERRYAALDQRVRDNGTDDPDPRYFLQRPFGAEMRSRWDMHAAPPDLLITNYSMLNIMLMRTDEEDMFEDTRRWLAESNQNVLTLVIDELHMYRGTQGAEVAYLLRKLLDRLGLRADSPQLSIVATSASFDGSDPEDSQFLSDFFGRDSDRFRVLQGEQTPAEGHTDLLQWRGRLRETEPRLPPLSEVQSALRHAFADPEGDGLRARSLPEVARSVLPGLEKGEAEESLDTLVGLLDNAEDSRVRLRLHLFLRNVTGMWACSDSRCSELPQQLQESDERRVGVIYSHPRYACECGARVLELLYCDTCGEIYLGGFSAPSTRTQADERYLVSTMTNLESLPDKTTQRRYAGSYHIFLPTRGTRPDIDESSIRRTGGKANQPDAKRPIYTFSFKKARLDPINGRVTTARVPSPEVNGYALRISSSIPEALPRIGALPTICPACGEDREMFANRRAFEDPSRSQSPIRTMGTGFAKTNQVLSDALHRLLTTNLVVFSDSRQDAARISAGLEESHHHDLVRQLVIRRVDAIDDPVEPARRWACDGDQDEEARQAFWRVSNEAPHVIQALFQLNGAPDDQDALTTVASYRASLEGPTLVELANGVDREAVYLGVNPGGPAPSLARSSEGRRWTELYDWDGVVPAPRSHDKLSGDLQKLRSDIDKSTLTLVQRAVFAGGGRDLESLGVAHAKVALPQRNSVLAPEAFQQACLSVVRLLGIRRQFPEQREHPPSSLHRAARDYLSAVAEHHGVGFESLKEEVVGTLEVENDAYRLQGKDICVVPAPDAEWCCDTCSRRHLHASAGICAFCHTPLGKSTERTGKAEELDYYGFLARAAGRPFRLHCEELTGQTDKDKAQDRQALFQGVFLSGQEIERVDAIDLLSVTTTMEAGVDIGGLRSVVMANMPPQRFNYQQRVGRAGRRHDHLSIALTLCRGTRTHDDHYFQHPERITGDPPPSPYVDLKHPEITRRSLAAELLRRAFRAIDPPRGWDPTRDVHGSFGRVGDWGNVADAVKEWLRTHEETAVKIAKALLHGQDDAEVRSIELASWAAHELGERIDRVVDATLTHHPLAQTLAQSGLLPMFGFPTRVRYLHQEVPTSNSRTPDNTIDRDIEIAISEWAPGGEVVKDKRLHTVVGLTGYERQGRQWRPVDSPEGEPLRVSMCAQCLSLSLDPSAETACPACGTPADGEHYRVLDACQPLGFRTSYAPKDYDGTFEFVPPANAARLTFDSGSEIDSRTQEAAQVRSGSGRVVVVNAGDGGGFRLGRVPGMDGLIDTDLLADSDRARDLGLPRKDPHDERRIALASSKPTDVLLIGLSDRPRGISLDPRRMAGRAAWVSLASLLRKSAAQELDVDGKEFSAGCYPHRAPDGYVSAEAFLADSLENGAGYSTWLGDHPDRLLQALKRGAADLRTHGGRAGGPSPCDSSCYDCLRDHGNAGYHPLLDWRLAEQMVRMLGGEQLDLSIDRKYAHRLARGFATSFTHWDCSLVGGIPVLRDQKGDLAVLVIHPLEEWTGTDRSPAIEHALASLAQEGFPTFEAFQESRQTWEPEGPVSVAVDTFEMLRRPGWIESRLQAMMTF